The genomic segment CAATGGCGATCACGACCCAGACCAGGATGCTAAACCCGCGTTTCTTCGGGGCTTCCTCATCTTTGCCGATCTTGATCCCGCTGGTGGTCTTGATCACCGGAGCAGCAATCGACGTCGTGTAGACCGTGGCCTTAGCAGGCGCAGACGCCGCAAGCGGCGCACCTGTCGTGGCACGCGGCGGCACAGACGAGCTCATCGGTGGAGCCGAGCCATTTCCAGGCGCTTCGGTCGGGGTGCGGCCAACGGGTGGAGGAGTCGATCCGATCGAAGCTGCGGTTCGCGGAGGAGCAGGCAGCGGCGCAGCAGGCGGCGCCACTGCTTGAGGCATGCGCGGTGTACCAAGCGGCTGGCCTGCTGGATATTGCACGGGTGGATACGAAGGTCCTGCACCAGCAGCTTGAGGATAGGCCTGCGAAGCAGGCTGCGGCGCCTTAGGATATCCTGCCGGAGGAATCGGTGGCGCAGAATAAGGCGGCTGCGGCGTTGGATTCGATACAAACGAACCACGAGGCGGGGTCTGGGCTACATCAACCGTCGCGTCGGAACGATAGCCCACGACAGTCACCTGGGCGGGATAAGACGCTGGCGCGGCAGTCTGTCCTGTGAACCGGACGGCAGCAAGTGCGGCTGCGAGCTCTTCTCCAGATTGGAAACGCTCCGCTGGATTCTTTGCCAGGCACTTCAGCATGACCGCTTCAACCGCCGGCCCTATCGCCGGATTCAGCCGCGCCGGAGGAATGGGATCCGTGTGGACGATCTTGTAGGAAACGACAGTCAGGGTCTCACCCGCGAACGGCTGTTCTCCGCAAGCCATCCGGTACAGGATCACGCCCAGCGAAAAGAGGTCGGTGCGCCCGTCGATCGGCGCGCCGGTGAACTGCTCAGGTGGCATGAAAGCGGGCGTTCCAAGAAGTTGGCCCGTGGTAGTGACCTCGCCCCCGGCAAGCTTGGCCACTCCAAAGTCGGTGATGCGGGGCCGCTCCGAACCGTAGACCTCGCGAGCGGTCATCAATATATTGGCTGGCTTGATGTCGCGATGAACAATGCCATTGCGGTGCGCATAGCCAAGCGCTTCGGCGATATGCTGGCCGATCTCGCATACCTGGTCGATCGAGTAGCGGGTCCCCTGTTTAAGGCTGTCGGCGAGAGTCTGCCCCTGGACCAGTTCCATCACCAGGAACGGCACGCCATCGTCCTCACCGGCGTCGAACACAGGGACAATGCCAGGATGCGCAAGGGCACCGGCGGCCCGCGCCTCGCGAAAGAATCGCTGACGATACTCGTTGGTCTGATCGCTGGAAAGCGCTGCCGCGTGGATACACTTCAGCGCAACGGTGCGCCCCATGACCGGATCGTGCGCGCGATAGACCGCCCCCATTGCGCCGCGACCAAGTTCGCCGACGATTTCATAACGAGCTATCCTTTTGCGGTCCATGCGGTTTCCGGGTTAGGGGCGAGTTCAATCTAACATGCCCGGAGTTCTGGGGCCTAATGCAGTTCCTGAGTCGCTGTATCCGGGACCCGATGCGATCAAGTCGACGCGACCTCAAGGAGCGGCGGCCCTGCACGCAATAGGCAAGGACACATTAACTCAGGAAATGCCGTAGCCCGTTAGGACCCATGAAGGCGGTCACTAACCCCAAATCGCAGAAGGAATCCCGGCTGCCGACACCTCAATGGTGGCACAAATCCGCTATGCGGTAACCGGCGTGCGATAGCGCAGGATCAGCAGAGTTACGTCATCCGACGGTTCGGCGCCGCGCGTGAAGTCCTCCACGTGCTTGAAGATGGAGCTTTGCAGCTCCTCCACAGTCTTGCTGCTGCCGCCTGCAACGATCTCGCGCAGCTTCTTCAATTCAAGCATTTCGCCGTCAGGGGCCGTCGCTTCAGAAACTCCATCTGTAAACAGCACGAGCGTATCGCCCGGATCGAGACGCGTCTGTGCGGCTGTCACCTGCGCGTCTTCGAGTATCCCAATGGGAAGCGAGCCCTGCGCGTAGAGATCGGTAACCTCACCGTTCCGAATCAACAGGGGTGAAGGGTGCCCGGCGCGCATGTAGTCGAGGGTACCGTCGGTCGCCAGAATGCCGAAAAAGAGGGTCACATAGCGGCCCACCTGGGTGTGATCGCAGAGGAACCGGTTTACGTGGTTGAGCACCTTGACCGGATCAACGCCCAGAGTCATGCCGGAGAGCGCGCCCTGCAGCATAGTCGTAACGAGCGCCGCCCCGAGACCGTGTCCCGAAACGTCAGCGATGAGGAACGCGGTGCGGTCGCCCAGTGGGAAGACGTCGAAGTAGTCGCCGCCAACCGAGTGACAGGGGATCTGCTTTCCGGTCAGCTCGACGTGAGGAAAGTCGCGCAGCCCGTGGGGCAGCAGACCCTGTTGGATCTGGTACCCGATCTCGAGTTCCTGCTCCATGCGCTGACGCTCGCGTTCGCGCTCCACCAGCCTCGCATTGTCGAGAATGCTGGCGGCCTCGCTGCCGAGCGCGGCCAGGATCTGGATATCGAGGGTGGAGAAGGCAGTCGGCCCGCGGGAGTCGAGGTAGATAGCGCCCAGCAACTGGTTGTCCGGCGAGGGGCTGGTCTCATGCGCGGTGGCGCGGGAAACCGGATAGAGCGGAATAGCGACAATCGCGCGCAGTTGCTGCGCCATGATGCTCTCTGCCGCCTGGAGATCGAGCCCGCCGATGCTCACGTCGTCGGTGATGATGGGCGAGCGGCGTTGAACCGCCTGGCGAAGTGCCGTCTGGCTGGGAGCGATGTTTTCAGGCGGCAGGTCTCGCTTGTCGGAGCTCCGCGCAACTCGCACTTTGAGCACGCCGTTTGCATCCGGCTCGATCAGCGCGGCCCGGTCGGCGCGGGTGAGCGAGATCGCGTGGTCCAGCATGCTGCCCAGCACCGCATCCAGCGGCAGCGTCGAATGCAGAAGCGAAGTCGCCTCGAGGAGAAGATTGAGATTGCTGAGCCCGACTCCGCCTCCACCGCCGACGCGATTCACTGAAGAAGACATGCTGCCAATCCGGGTGAGCATGTTCTCGACCGAGTCTTCCTGATCTTTACTTGAGCGGAACGTGATGCGGTAGGAGTCGTCGAGGCCGAAGCCGATCACATCGCCATCGCGCAGATCTCGACGTTCAATGCGGATGCCGTTCACGAAGATGCCGTGGCGCTGCCCGCGGTCTTCTATTCGGAAGACTCCGCGCTCCTCCACGATCGCCGCGCAGTTTCGCGAGATGCGGGGATCTTCGAGGACCAGATGATTCCCAGTCTCAGCTCCACGGCCAAGCAGGAAGGGATTGTGAGCAACGGGCACGAACTCTGGCATTTTGCCGGGCCGTGCTACTTCCAAAACTACTTCAGAAACAGACACAGGGGTGGACATGAGTAGAAAAGAAGATTATCACCGGCCCGCCTTGAATCCTGTAAATCTCAACTTCATTCAGTTTTCGGCTCTCCTGCGGCGAAGTCGAGAGACGGCGCCAGCAGGTTGTCAGAGATCCTCAGCGGAATGCACACGTCAATCCTGGTGCCACCCTGACCCCGAATGGAGAATTCACCGTCGAGACGCCGCGTGCGTTCGCGCATGGCCAGCAACCCGAGCCCGGAGCGTGTCGCCGCCACATGAAAGCCGGCACCTCTATCCCAGAACGCCAGGCGTATTTCAGCACCGTTGCTGGTGAGTTCGATCCAAGCCTCGCGCGAGCCGCTATGCTCAACCACGTTGCTTAGCGCCTCCTGCACAATGCGATAGAGGCAAAGTGCAATATCCGGAGGCAGAAACGCAGGCACACCTTCATGCTTGAACGCGACGTGGAGCCCATAGAGATGCAGCGACTGGCGGCAGAGCACTTCAATCGCCCAGGGCAGGCCGGTGTAGTCAAGACCCGAGGGATGGAGGCTCTGCGAGATGATCGCGATCCCTGAGGCGATGTCCTGGATCTTGGCGGAAATGGCCTGGAGTTCGCGCCCGCACTCATTGTGGAGGCTGCGGAAGAGGTGAGAGACCTCAAAGCTCACAGCGGCCACAGACTGGCCGAGGCTGTCGGTCAGCTCCGTAGAGATGCGGCGGCGCTCTTCATCCTGGGTTTTGATGAGCTGACCGCTTAGGTCCTGAAGCTCGATCTCCATCCGCTTTCGATCCGTGATGTCCATCGCGGCTGATAGAACGCAGGGTTCCCCGTCGATGTCGATCGGTTCGGCATAGCCCATGGCAATGCAAACCCGGCCATCACGGGTCCGAAAGCGATATTCGCCGCTGACTCTCTGGCCGGCAAGGGCAGCCCTGGCGATCATCATCCTCTGTTCCGGATCGAGGCAGAGATTCATTTCCATTGGTGTGTGCCCGATCGCCTCGGCGCGCGCGTAGCCCGTGAGGTGCTCAAATGCGTCGTTCACCTCGAGATAGCGGTGATCTATCGCGCTCGAAATCATGACGGCCATAGGCGTCTGGCGAAATGCCTTGGAGCATTTCTCTTCAGCCTTGAGCTGCCGGTCCCGGGCGGCTTTGTACTCGCTGATGTCGTCGATGACGGCAATAAGCTGGGTTTGCCCCTGAGTCATTTCGTCGACCATCGGCGTGACCGAGAGCTTTGCCCAGAAGGCGCTGCCGTCCTTGCGCATGTAGCGTTTTTCGATCGAGTACGCCTGGATGTTGCCTTCGCGGAACTTAGCGAAAAGTTCAAGGCAGCCGGGCAGTTCCTCCGGCGGTATGAGAGCGCCGACATCCGCGGCAAGCAGCTCTTCGCGGGTGTAGCCAGTGAGGTCGCAGAGCCGCTGATTCACGTAGAGGTATCGGCCGTAGAGATCGTTGATGGCGATACCGGTGGGCACCTGCTCAAAGGCTGCGCGGAATGTGTCAGGGCACTGCACGGGGCTCGTTTCCTCCCCTGGGATTGTGAAGTTCACCCGTCCCGCGTTCATCTAGCGGTCTTCGACCGGGGCTTCAGATATTCACAAGATGAGAATCATCGTAATCCCTTGGTGATGCGGTTTACAAAGGGATTCTGGGCGCACCTCGGGCGAGCGAAGAGTCACACGGTCAAAGTGCTTCAAGGATCAGGTCGCTTAGCTTTTCACCGGCTTACGGGCGAAGTAGTAGAGACTGTAGGCCAGCGCTGCGAAGGCGAGAACGCTGACGAAGCTGTTGTCGAGGAAGGTGTGGGGCACGTTGAGCACGTCGCGGTTGTCGTAGTAGGTGGCTTCCAGCGCCTTTAGCGCTACGCCCACCAGGCCTGCGATGCCACCGGCGGCGATCAGGCCCGAGGCGAAGAGAGACCCCGATGAGATTTCGCTATCAGCATCGGATTCGCCGGCACGGCGTGCGGCACGATCGACAAGCCAGCGGACGACTCCGCCGCAGAAGATCGGCAACGTGGTTCCGATGGGCAGATAGAACCCGACGGCGAATGTCAGCGAGCGTATGCCCAGCAGTTCGACGGCTATGACTAGGCAGACGCCGAGAAGGACGATCCCCCACGGCAGCTTGCGGCTGAGGATGCCGTTGATGACAGTCGCCATCAGCCGTGCCTGCGGTGCCGGCGCCGACGGGCTACCGATGCCTTGCACCCATGACACTTCGATCTGCTTTGTGGTGGGTGAGTAGAGATATTTGCCGTCCTGGAGTTCCGTCGAGCCGATGGCGTTGAGAATGACGTACTCGGATTTCTGATGGTTGGTAGCCGTCTTCCCGTCCGCTCCAACGACGCGGATTTCGTTAGGCAGGTGCTTGTTGTCGGTCTGGATGGCCACGCCGGCGTGCGGGGCGTTGATGTCCCATGCTTTGCCGAGCGCGTGGAACTCCTGCAAGCCGGTGTTCATGAGGTTGAGGGTGACTCCGATGATGAGCGTTGAAACGACGACGCCAATCATGAGGGCGATCTGCTGGAGGCGGGGCGTGGCTCCAATAATGTAGCCAGTCTTGAGGTCCTGCGAGGTGTCGCCAGAGTTTGAGGCCGCGATGCAGACCACTCCACCAATGGTGATGGCGAGTGCACCGAATGCGGGTGCGGTCCAGCCCTGGACAAGGAAGACGGCGGCGGTGGCCATGAGGGTGGCGATCGTCATGCCGGAGACCGGCGAGGCCGAGGAGCCGACGAGGCCGACGATGCGGGAGCTGACGGTGACGAAGAGGAATCCGAAGACGACCACGAGCAACGAGGCGGCGAGGTTAGCGGCCCATCCGACGAAGGCACCGGGAACAGGCTTGAACTCCAGAAACAGGAACATGCAGGCAACGATGAGCAGCGATCCGATGAGAACGACTGACATGGAAAGATCGTTCTCCGTGCGGACCGGCTTGGCTTGCGCGACCGCCGAACCTCCGCGCATGGACCTGACGCCTTCCGTGAGCGCGGACCAGATCGTGGGAACGGTCTTGAGCAGTGTGATGAGCCCGGCGGCCGCCACTGCTCCCGCGCCCATTGGCTTGATGTAGGCGGCCCAGAGGTCGCTGGGACCCATCTGCGCGATCGGAACCTGGCCGGGATAGATCGGCCCGGGCAGAGCCTTTCCGAAGAAGTAGATGAGTGGCATGACTACCAGCCAAGAGAAAACGCCTCCGGCGAAGATGACGCCGGCGACGCGCGAACCGATGATGTAGCCGACGCCGAGGTATTCCGAGGTTGCGTCGGCATTAATGGCTCCGCCTTTCAGTACGTGCTGGTCGCCGAAGTCGGGCGAGTAGCCGGGGGATCCCGGCCATACGGCGAGCAGATTTTTGTTCGCGAGGAAGGTGTAGACACCGCCCAGTCCGAGACCGAGGAAGACGCGCGATGCCAGGGAGCCGCCTTTTTCGCCTGCGATCAGCACGTCAGCGCAGGCGGTGCCTTCGGGATACGGGAGAGCGCCGTGTTCCTTGACGATGAGCTGACGGCGCAGCGGGATCATGAAGAGGACGCCCAGCCATCCGCCGATGAGGGCGAGCATGAAGATGCGCGCGTACTCGAGCTCGAAGCCGAGGAAGACGAGAGCAGGCAGAGTGAAGATAACGCCCGAGGCGATGGACTGGCCGGCGTTTCCGGTGGTTTGGACGATGTTGTTTTCGAGGATGGAAGCACGGCCCAGAACGCGCAGGATGGAAATCGAGAGCACCGAAATGGGAATGGATGCTGCGACGGTGAGGCCGGCGCGGAGGCCCACGTAGACAGTGACTGCTCCGAAGATGATGCCGAAGATGCAGCCGATGACGATGGCGCGGATGGTGAACTCGGGCGGCTTGTGATCGGGGGAGATAAAAGGACGGAAAGCCGGCTGCTGGATTTCAACTGCTTCGGGCATGTGTGTCTCCAAGGCGCTCGCGTTACGGTCTCGGGGCGATTTCCTGAAAGGGGAGTGTAGCAGTTCGAAGTACAGGAATTCGAGGGTGGAGATCACCGGAGTTCGTAGGGTGTGCTCAGGTCGAGCCCCCGCTGTGCATCTATTCAGTGCGATTTCACTGCTGCAGGATCCAGCGGGCCTCGCCGTGTGCCGGCAGAGTTATGGTTGACCGGGCGCCGACAATCCCGCGAGTTGTCCTGCTCTCCAGCCTGTAGTGCACGGTTGCTGACCCGAGCGCCGAAAGGTCGACCTTGTAGCGGCGCGGCTTGTCGGAGAGATTCTTCAGTACGAATCCGTCTTTGTTGCTGCTGTAATAAAGCGCGTACTGAGGAGTGTCGAGTTCTACGCTGCCGTAGCCTTGGCTATGCGGAGAAACGGAAACGTCGGCATCCGCGGGAATGGACAGGCCCAGGTATTTCCC from the Occallatibacter riparius genome contains:
- a CDS encoding PAS domain-containing sensor histidine kinase is translated as MNAGRVNFTIPGEETSPVQCPDTFRAAFEQVPTGIAINDLYGRYLYVNQRLCDLTGYTREELLAADVGALIPPEELPGCLELFAKFREGNIQAYSIEKRYMRKDGSAFWAKLSVTPMVDEMTQGQTQLIAVIDDISEYKAARDRQLKAEEKCSKAFRQTPMAVMISSAIDHRYLEVNDAFEHLTGYARAEAIGHTPMEMNLCLDPEQRMMIARAALAGQRVSGEYRFRTRDGRVCIAMGYAEPIDIDGEPCVLSAAMDITDRKRMEIELQDLSGQLIKTQDEERRRISTELTDSLGQSVAAVSFEVSHLFRSLHNECGRELQAISAKIQDIASGIAIISQSLHPSGLDYTGLPWAIEVLCRQSLHLYGLHVAFKHEGVPAFLPPDIALCLYRIVQEALSNVVEHSGSREAWIELTSNGAEIRLAFWDRGAGFHVAATRSGLGLLAMRERTRRLDGEFSIRGQGGTRIDVCIPLRISDNLLAPSLDFAAGEPKTE
- a CDS encoding SpoIIE family protein phosphatase, encoding MPVAHNPFLLGRGAETGNHLVLEDPRISRNCAAIVEERGVFRIEDRGQRHGIFVNGIRIERRDLRDGDVIGFGLDDSYRITFRSSKDQEDSVENMLTRIGSMSSSVNRVGGGGGVGLSNLNLLLEATSLLHSTLPLDAVLGSMLDHAISLTRADRAALIEPDANGVLKVRVARSSDKRDLPPENIAPSQTALRQAVQRRSPIITDDVSIGGLDLQAAESIMAQQLRAIVAIPLYPVSRATAHETSPSPDNQLLGAIYLDSRGPTAFSTLDIQILAALGSEAASILDNARLVERERERQRMEQELEIGYQIQQGLLPHGLRDFPHVELTGKQIPCHSVGGDYFDVFPLGDRTAFLIADVSGHGLGAALVTTMLQGALSGMTLGVDPVKVLNHVNRFLCDHTQVGRYVTLFFGILATDGTLDYMRAGHPSPLLIRNGEVTDLYAQGSLPIGILEDAQVTAAQTRLDPGDTLVLFTDGVSEATAPDGEMLELKKLREIVAGGSSKTVEELQSSIFKHVEDFTRGAEPSDDVTLLILRYRTPVTA
- a CDS encoding serine/threonine-protein kinase gives rise to the protein MDRKRIARYEIVGELGRGAMGAVYRAHDPVMGRTVALKCIHAAALSSDQTNEYRQRFFREARAAGALAHPGIVPVFDAGEDDGVPFLVMELVQGQTLADSLKQGTRYSIDQVCEIGQHIAEALGYAHRNGIVHRDIKPANILMTAREVYGSERPRITDFGVAKLAGGEVTTTGQLLGTPAFMPPEQFTGAPIDGRTDLFSLGVILYRMACGEQPFAGETLTVVSYKIVHTDPIPPARLNPAIGPAVEAVMLKCLAKNPAERFQSGEELAAALAAVRFTGQTAAPASYPAQVTVVGYRSDATVDVAQTPPRGSFVSNPTPQPPYSAPPIPPAGYPKAPQPASQAYPQAAGAGPSYPPVQYPAGQPLGTPRMPQAVAPPAAPLPAPPRTAASIGSTPPPVGRTPTEAPGNGSAPPMSSSVPPRATTGAPLAASAPAKATVYTTSIAAPVIKTTSGIKIGKDEEAPKKRGFSILVWVVIAIGAIFAMRYMLQDKVQQSMEEAATGRVQSHSATPSSGPTLGASTATTEYNPHGLDPSRSGHLRLELIGIPSSVTTSLDVDGRPYWSGTPSSQSNYTGFVIPTGRHQLRITATAGAGIVASNSVSADLTPGKRVVLSTDVRPLPVPGAGALDRSARISLSERSDAMF
- a CDS encoding OPT family oligopeptide transporter translates to MPEAVEIQQPAFRPFISPDHKPPEFTIRAIVIGCIFGIIFGAVTVYVGLRAGLTVAASIPISVLSISILRVLGRASILENNIVQTTGNAGQSIASGVIFTLPALVFLGFELEYARIFMLALIGGWLGVLFMIPLRRQLIVKEHGALPYPEGTACADVLIAGEKGGSLASRVFLGLGLGGVYTFLANKNLLAVWPGSPGYSPDFGDQHVLKGGAINADATSEYLGVGYIIGSRVAGVIFAGGVFSWLVVMPLIYFFGKALPGPIYPGQVPIAQMGPSDLWAAYIKPMGAGAVAAAGLITLLKTVPTIWSALTEGVRSMRGGSAVAQAKPVRTENDLSMSVVLIGSLLIVACMFLFLEFKPVPGAFVGWAANLAASLLVVVFGFLFVTVSSRIVGLVGSSASPVSGMTIATLMATAAVFLVQGWTAPAFGALAITIGGVVCIAASNSGDTSQDLKTGYIIGATPRLQQIALMIGVVVSTLIIGVTLNLMNTGLQEFHALGKAWDINAPHAGVAIQTDNKHLPNEIRVVGADGKTATNHQKSEYVILNAIGSTELQDGKYLYSPTTKQIEVSWVQGIGSPSAPAPQARLMATVINGILSRKLPWGIVLLGVCLVIAVELLGIRSLTFAVGFYLPIGTTLPIFCGGVVRWLVDRAARRAGESDADSEISSGSLFASGLIAAGGIAGLVGVALKALEATYYDNRDVLNVPHTFLDNSFVSVLAFAALAYSLYYFARKPVKS